A section of the Pseudomonadota bacterium genome encodes:
- a CDS encoding homogentisate 1,2-dioxygenase: protein MAQWIALPKSEGQSSRQAHADLPADTYERELGKEGFYGPSTQMYHRHPPTGWTEVQGPLRPRAFDTAKLDGFTPMPWEAVRLLSNAFLDLRIWRLQASMDSLARNADGDELLFVHAGSGELYCDYGHLAIREGDYLMLPRGTLWRLETTAPATLLMIEATGASYRLPDKGIAGQHAVFDPAVLDTPAIDEAFRAQRSEREWRVAVKRRGAVSRITYPFNPLDAVGWHGTLVPVRLNWRDIRPLMSHRYHLPPSAHTTFLAERFVVCTFCPRPLESDPGSLRVPFFHNNDDYDEVIFYHQGQFFSRDNIHPGMLTLHPSGITHGPHPKAFQAGQAHRRTETDEVALMIDARDAIEVAALPPGVEWPGYVDSWRER from the coding sequence ATGGCTCAGTGGATCGCATTACCCAAGAGCGAAGGGCAGTCCTCGCGTCAAGCGCACGCGGATCTGCCCGCGGATACCTACGAACGGGAGCTCGGCAAAGAAGGCTTTTACGGTCCCTCGACGCAAATGTACCACCGCCATCCGCCGACCGGCTGGACCGAGGTACAAGGCCCTCTCCGGCCGCGCGCCTTCGATACGGCAAAACTCGATGGGTTTACGCCGATGCCGTGGGAGGCGGTGCGGCTATTGTCCAACGCATTTCTGGATCTCCGGATCTGGCGCTTGCAAGCGTCGATGGACAGTCTTGCGCGCAATGCCGATGGCGATGAGCTGCTGTTCGTACACGCGGGCAGCGGGGAGCTTTACTGTGATTATGGCCACCTAGCGATCCGCGAGGGAGATTACCTCATGCTGCCTCGCGGTACCTTATGGCGCCTGGAAACCACGGCGCCCGCGACGCTGTTGATGATCGAGGCGACCGGCGCCAGTTACCGGCTCCCCGACAAAGGAATCGCCGGCCAGCATGCGGTGTTCGATCCGGCCGTTCTCGATACACCCGCCATCGACGAGGCCTTTCGCGCCCAGCGCTCGGAGCGTGAATGGCGGGTGGCCGTGAAGCGCCGCGGCGCGGTGAGCCGAATCACCTATCCCTTCAACCCGCTCGATGCGGTAGGGTGGCACGGAACCCTCGTGCCCGTGCGCCTCAATTGGCGCGACATTCGGCCCTTGATGAGCCATCGCTATCACCTACCGCCCTCGGCGCACACGACGTTTTTGGCCGAGCGTTTCGTGGTCTGCACCTTTTGCCCGCGGCCGCTGGAAAGCGATCCCGGCTCGTTGAGGGTACCGTTCTTTCACAACAACGACGATTATGACGAGGTCATCTTTTATCACCAAGGCCAGTTTTTCTCCCGCGATAACATCCATCCGGGCATGCTGACCTTGCACCCGAGCGGCATCACCCACGGGCCCCACCCGAAGGCTTTCCAGGCCGGACAAGCCCACCGCCGCACCGAGACCGACGAGGTCGCGCTCATGATCGACGCGCGCGATGC